A DNA window from Thermosynechococcaceae cyanobacterium Okahandja contains the following coding sequences:
- the purU gene encoding formyltetrahydrofolate deformylase: MTLSISCPDQRGLVAKLAQFVYRYNGNIIHADHHTDAVAGIFLSRLEWELEGFGIPREQIGTAFINYAQKEKLFASWQGVRWQLRASDVPYRLAIWVSRQDHCLWDLILRQRAGDLPAEIPLIISNHEQQRSIAEQFGIDFHYIPVTPATKAQAEAKQLQLLKDYAIDLVILAKYMQVLSPQFLEQFSQVMNIHHSFLPAFAGANPYHRAHERGVKIIGATAHYATADLDEGPIIEQAVVSVSHRDTVADLVRKGKDLERIVLARAVRLHLQNRILVYGNRTAVFA, from the coding sequence ATGACTCTTTCGATCTCCTGCCCCGATCAACGCGGTTTGGTGGCCAAGCTCGCACAGTTTGTCTATCGCTACAACGGCAACATTATCCACGCGGATCACCACACCGATGCAGTGGCCGGTATTTTTCTGTCCCGCTTGGAGTGGGAACTTGAAGGCTTTGGCATTCCGCGGGAGCAAATTGGCACCGCCTTTATTAACTATGCCCAAAAGGAAAAATTATTTGCCAGTTGGCAGGGGGTGCGCTGGCAATTACGGGCATCTGATGTGCCCTACCGCTTGGCCATTTGGGTGAGTCGCCAAGATCATTGTCTGTGGGACTTAATCTTGCGCCAGCGGGCGGGAGATTTACCCGCAGAGATTCCCCTAATTATTAGTAACCATGAGCAGCAGCGCTCGATTGCCGAGCAATTTGGTATTGATTTTCATTATATTCCGGTAACACCCGCGACAAAGGCGCAGGCGGAGGCAAAGCAATTGCAGCTTTTGAAGGATTACGCCATTGACCTCGTGATTTTGGCCAAGTATATGCAAGTGCTCAGTCCCCAGTTTTTAGAGCAGTTTTCACAGGTGATGAATATTCACCACTCGTTTTTGCCTGCATTTGCTGGGGCAAACCCCTACCATCGCGCCCACGAACGGGGTGTGAAAATTATTGGCGCAACAGCCCACTACGCAACCGCCGATCTGGATGAAGGCCCCATTATTGAGCAGGCGGTTGTCTCGGTGAGTCATCGGGATACGGTGGCGGATCTGGTTCGCAAAGGGAAAGATCTGGAGCGAATTGTTTTAGCGCGAGCCGTACGTCTGCACCTGCAAAATCGCATTCTGGTCTATGGCAACCGCACGGCGGTATTTGCCTAG
- a CDS encoding helix-turn-helix transcriptional regulator has translation MSIPQNDGFEYSLLSERELQVLELVAAGLTNHDIAEKLDISKRTVDNHISNILTKTKSENRVALVRWALAWGKVCLDNVNCCVLPTSTETTPPSR, from the coding sequence ATGTCTATACCGCAGAATGATGGGTTCGAGTATTCACTGCTGTCAGAGCGCGAACTACAGGTGCTAGAGCTAGTGGCCGCTGGCTTGACCAATCATGATATTGCTGAAAAGTTAGACATCAGTAAGCGCACAGTTGATAACCACATCAGTAATATTTTGACCAAAACCAAGTCCGAAAATCGCGTGGCCTTAGTGCGTTGGGCCTTAGCGTGGGGCAAAGTGTGCCTCGATAACGTCAACTGTTGTGTGCTGCCCACCTCAACCGAGACAACGCCCCCCAGCCGATGA